One Ornithorhynchus anatinus isolate Pmale09 chromosome 2, mOrnAna1.pri.v4, whole genome shotgun sequence DNA segment encodes these proteins:
- the THUMPD1 gene encoding THUMP domain-containing protein 1, giving the protein MAAEQAAAAGGGKRRAKAQFVAAKRPRRGGGPRQLEPGLQGILITCNMNERKCVEEAYSLLGEYADRLYGPEQFTDKDDKPPGSEEDDDMEAALKKEVSEIQASNELRLRRFQSVESGANNVVFIRTLGLEPEKLVHHILQDMYTTKKKKTRVILRMLPISGTCKAFLEDMKKYAENFLEPWFKVPNKGTFQIIYKARNNSHLNREEVIRELAGIVGSLNPENKVDLSNPQYTLIVEIIKAVCCLSVVKDYMLFRKYNLQEVVKSSKEVGQAKPAQTAAPEGNGKRATPEDETQLKEEPKSNEGDAEEDRKRSPTVLGSSKDVGQPDPPSESQEENGKEIKAENGSQDREDSK; this is encoded by the exons ATGGCGGCGGAGCAGGCCGCCGCGGCCGGCGGGGGGAAGCGGCGCGCCAAGGCGCAGTTCGTGGCGGCCAAGCGGCCCCGGCGCGGCGGCGGGCCTCGGCAGCTGGAGCCCGGCCTGCAGGGCATCCTCATCACCTGCAACATGAACGAGCGCAAGTGCGTCGAGGAGGCCTACAGCCTCCTCGGAGAGTACGCCGACCGCCTCTACGGCCCGGAGCAG TTTACAGACAAGGATGATAAACCACCAGGAAGCGAAGAGGATGATGACATGGAAGCTGCCTTGAAGAAAGAAGTCAGCGAGATTCAGGCCTCCAATGAACTGAGGTTAAGACGATTCCAGTCGGTGGAGAGCGGAGCAAATAACGTGGTCTTCATCAGAACGCTCGGCTTAG AGCCTGAAAAGCTAGTGCATCATATCTTGCAGGACATGTATACCACTAAGAAGAAGAAAACCCGGGTTATATTGCGGATGTTGCCCATATCGGGCACGTGCAAGGCTTTCCTAGAAGATATGAAAAAGTATGCTGAGAACTTCTTGGAGCCTTGGTTTAAGGTTCCTAATAAAGGAACATTCCAGATTATTTACAAAGCGCGTAACAACAGCCACCTGAACAGAGAAGAAGTCATCCGAGAATTAGCAG GAATAGTGGGCAGCCTAAATCCGGAAAACAAAGTGGACCTTAGCAATCCACAGTACACTCTCATCGTAGAAATCATCAAAGCTGTCTGCTGCTTGAGTGTGGTGAAGGATTATATGTTGTTCAGAAAATATAACCTTCAGGAAGTGGTGAAGAGTAGCAAGGAGGTGGGCCAGGCGAAACCAGCTCAGACAGCGGCtccagagggaaatggaaagcgAGCCACGCCGGAGGATGAAACCCAATTAAAGGAGGAGCCCAAATCCAACGAAGGCGATGCCGAAGAAGATCGAAAGAGGAGTCCGACGGTGCTGGGGAGCAGTAAGGATGTGGGACAGCCAGACCCGCCTTCCGAAAGCCAAGAAGAAAACGGGAAAGAAATCAAAGCGGAAAATGGAAGCCAAGACCGGGAGGACTCCAAATGA